A section of the Hemibagrus wyckioides isolate EC202008001 linkage group LG04, SWU_Hwy_1.0, whole genome shotgun sequence genome encodes:
- the LOC131351534 gene encoding extracellular calcium-sensing receptor-like — protein sequence MESIFTLLHVLMAIVNFSRANNSTCSLSGEPVYPHIWKDGDIIVGALFPFHSNWDITESSYSVRPSSTKCMSLDYRAFQYSQSLIFATEEINNSSSLLPGVSLGYKIYDTCGTAGLGVKMAMALINGNENSVSEEICTKPAQVQAIIGENYSSVSMAIAKSIGPFSMPLISYFATCECLSDKRKYPSFLRTIPSDYYQSRALAEMVKHFGWTWVGAIRRDDDYGNNGMATFTKVAEQLGICLEYSLPFYGTYSKEKVLRIAEQIKSSTSRVIVGFLTNWDLEILVRVFSEHNITGYQWVGTEGWIADPIVATLDKHNILQGAIGLAIPKTKVAGLEDFILDIKPLKSVGSAIFTKFWESLFKCKYTVQNDSGNSPVCTGKEKLSEMDSAFTDMSLMPIFSNVYKGVYAIAHTLHDLLGCKETCPTKKQPDPFTFLEHLKKVNFKTKEGEEVYFDINGDPPAKYEIINWQLNKNNQSEFVTVGLYDSSLPADGRLAVNLPSIVWAQNSNKVPISICQESCPPGTRKAAQKGKPICCFDCIPCAAGEISNMTDAIECEQCHQDYWSNALKDNCVKKEIEYLSYEETMGILLTVVSIIGAFMTMVIAIIFFRYKDTPIVKANNSELSFLLLLSLTLCFLCSLTFIGQPSEWSCMLRHTAFGITFVLCISCVLGKTIVVLMAFRATLPGSNVMKWFGPPQQRLSVLAFTLIQVLICVLWLTISPPFPFKNLKLYKEKIILECHLGSSLGFWAVLGYIGLLALLCFVLAFLARKLPDNFNEAKFITFSMLMFSAVWITFIPAYVSSPGKFTVAVEIFAILASSFGLLFCIFLPKCYIIILKPEKNTKKQMIGKAK from the exons ATGGAGTCCATTTTCACACTCTTGCATGTTTTAATGGCTATCGTCAATTTTTCCAGAGCTAATAATTCTACTTGTAGTCTGAGTGGAGAGCCTGTATACCCACATATATGGAAGGATGGTGATATCATAGTTGGAGCACTTTTCCCCTTTCATAGTAATTGGGACATCACAGAATCATCCTATTCTGTCAGGCCATCTTCAACAAAATGTATGAG tctGGACTACAGAGCTTTCCAGTATTCACAGTCCTTGATTTTTGCAACAGAGGAGATCAACAACAGTTCGTCTTTACTGCCTGGAGTCTCGCTGGGCTACAAGATCTATGACACCTGTGGTACCGCAGGATTGGGGGTGAAAATGGCAATGGCTCTAATTAATGGAAATGAGAACTCAGTCTCTGAAGAGATCTGCACAAAGCCTGCACAGGTGCAAGCCATAATTGGAGAGAATTACTCATCAGTGTCCATGGCTATAGCAAAGAGTATTGGACCTTTCAGCATGCCCTTA ATCAGTTATTTTGCCACCTGTGAGTGTCTCAGTGACAAAAGGAAATATCCCTCATTTTTACGCACTATTCCCAGTGATTATTACCAGAGCAGAGCCCTGGCAGAGATGGTCAAGCACTTTGGCTGGACCTGGGTGGGAGCAATAAGAagagatgatgattatggtaaCAATGGGATGGCCACTTTTACCAAAGTTGCAGAGCAACTTGGCATATGCTTAGAATACTCTCTTCCATTTTATGGAACCTATTCAAAGGAGAAAGTGCTAAGAATTGCTGAGCAAATTAAAAGCTCAACTTCTCGAGTCATAGTGGGATTTCTCACTAATTGGGATTTGGAAATTTTGGTGCGTGTGTTTTCTGAACACAACATCACTGGATATCAGTGGGTAGGAACCGAGGGCTGGATCGCTGATCCAATAGTGGCCACACTAGATAAGCACAACATACTGCAAGGAGCCATAGGGCTAGCTATTCCCAAAACAAAGGTGGCCGGACTGGAGGACTTCATTCTAGATATAAAGCCACTGAAATCTGTAGGAAGTGCCATTTTTACAAAATTCTGGGAGAGTTTGTTTAAGTGTAAATATACAGTGCAGAATGATTCAGGGAACTCACCAGTGTGCACAGGAAAAGAGAAACTGTCTGAAATGGACAGTGCTTTCACTGACATGTCCCTGATGCCTATTTTCAGTaatgtgtataaaggagtgtatGCCATTGCCCACACTTTACATGACCTTCTTGGGTGCAAAGAAACATGTCCTACAAAGAAGCAGCCTGATCCTTTTACA TTTCTAGAACACCTCAAAAAAGTAAATTTCAAGACCAAAGAAGGTGAAGAAGTTTATTTTGATATAAATGGTGACCCACCagcaaaatatgaaataataaactggcaattaaataaaaataatcaaagtgAATTTGTCACTGTTGGACTTTACGACTCCTCTTTACCTGCTGATGGTCGATTAGCAGTAAACCTGCCCTCGATTGTATGGGCACAAAATAGCAATAAG GTACCAATATCTATATGTCAAGAAAGCTGTCCTCCAGGCACTAGGAAAGCTGCACAAAAAGGAAAACCCATCTGCTGCTTTGACTGTATTCCATGTGCTGCAGGAGAGATCAGTAACATGACAG ATGCTATTGAATGTGAACAATGCCATCAGGATTACTGGTCAAATGCACTCAAAGATAATTGTGTAAAGAAGGAAATTGAATATTTGTCCTATGAAGAAACAATGGGAATTTTGCTAACAGTAGTGTCCATTATTGGTGCATTTATGACGATGGTAATAGCAATCATTTTCTTTAGATATAAAGACACACCAATAGTCAAGGCCAATAACTCTGAGCTGAGCTTCCTGCTGCTCTTATCTCTGactctgtgtttcctctgttcacTTACATTCATTGGTCAGCCCTCTGAGTGGTCCTGTATGCTACGACACACAGCGTTTGGGATCACCTTCGTCCTCTGTATTTCCTGTGTTCTTGGAAAAACCatagtggtgttaatggccTTCAGGGCTACACTTCCAGGCAGTAATGTCATGAAATGGTTTGGGCCTCCACAGCAGAGACTCAGTGTACTTGCCTTCACTCTCATACAGGTTCTTATTTGTGTGCTTTGGTTAACAATATCCCCTCCTTTTCCTTTCAAGAATCTAAAGCTCTACAAAGAGAAGATCATTCTAGAATGTCATTTAGGCTCCAGCTTAGGTTTCTGGGCTGTGCTGGGTTATATAGGACTTTTGGcacttttatgttttgttttggcgTTCCTCGCCCGAAAGTTACCTGATAATTTTAATGAAGCTAAATTCATCACATTCAGCATGCTGATGTTCTCTGCAGTCTGGATCACTTTTATTCCTGCTTATGTGAGTTCACCTGGGAAGTTTACTGTAGCTGTGGAGATATTTGCAATTTTAGCATCAAGCTTTGGTTTGCTATTCTGCATCTTTCTTCCAAAATGTTATATAATCATACTGAAGccagaaaaaaacaccaaaaagcAAATGATAGGGAAAGCTAAGTAA